In Glycine max cultivar Williams 82 chromosome 15, Glycine_max_v4.0, whole genome shotgun sequence, the DNA window ttaatgttatatttgtgtgtatatatgtatgtaacCTTTTCTTGTAATTATATTTACAGGCAGCATCAAGTTGGTTATATGTTTATCCTAAAGGAATTCAAGAATTATTGCTCTACGTCAAGAAAAAGTATAACAATCCTTTGATTTACATCACCGAAAATGGTAATTACATCAAACACCATGTAAATcaataatgatttatattttgccattcatttgtttattatatgtCAACGAAACACTAGTGAAtgacttttaatatatttagaaaTTGTGTgtcttgaaaatttaaatttgtgacatttatctctctctcacacgtatatatttggttttgttataaagtttcatgttttatgtgattttgttttcataaattaatcacATATATAGGACAATCTGTCCTTTTCATATTGTGCACGCTCACATACACATATAATACATATTTAGTTTTGTTATAAAGTTTTGGatttactgtaatttttcttttagcaTATTAATCAACATATCTGtgaaaatttacaatttgcaatacaaacatttaattttgttataaagtTTCATGTTTGCatattattcaatatatattttaaaaattaaactttggaTATTGTACTTAATTTGTAGGAATTGACGAGTTCAATGATCCAACGTTATCAATTGAGGAAGTCCTTATAGATACATATAGAATTGACTATTATTATCGtcatcttttttatcttaaatctGCAATCAAGTaagtgaattatttttttatatgttttcaaacttttttttaatcctaattaattaatactataaTTTTGTTGACTTTACAAGGGATGGTGCAAATGTAAAAGGATATTTTGTCTGGTCGTTGTTGGACAATTTTGAATGGGCTAATGGTTATACAGTACGCTTTGGAATGAACTTTGTGGACTACAAAAATGGCTTAAAGAGATACCAGAAACTATCAGCAAAATGGTTCAAGAATTTTCTCAAGAAATATTAGAATTTAGGTAACTTATGATTCCATGAATAATGTAATGGAATGTATTTGCCATGTTTAACTTTAAATAACTGGaccattttgaaaaaaaagtcatgtttcttttgttgtgttttctgGACCATCTTGAATGAGGGTATAtttatttgtacttttttttttaagtaatagagtagttaagaaatataatttcacTCAGTTTAATGAGAAGGAAACAAAGTTGAAATTTTGGAGTCATAGACAAATTTATTAGAAAGTCTTAAGGCATGTTGGATTTATAttctttgaaattattttatgttttttttaaagaatattttttatttaaaaaactaatatatttttttcaatttttgaaataaaaaataaagcataTTTTAGTTGATTTATGTACTGTTTTTAGTTGTTCGTTACATACATTTTTCCTTGTACTATGTCATCTTCTTCTCCCACTTTTACgcttgaaacttttttttattttttgcaaatagttttaaatgcaaaaataaaaacacaatcaaacatatGCTCGCTGTATCAACATAAGAAGAGTAAaagagaaaactaaaaaaaattgaagtgaaaataATGAGGTTCAActgtaaaataaatagaaaaataaaaaattatttaattcagaAATGATCAATGATAATTAACAAGAATGAAATTGTTCTCAATTCCCACTTTAGGCTCCAAAGATGGTGCAATTGGTCGTTTCTAAACGTTGATATTTTTATGTTCTCTTTGGAAGAAAGGAGATAACTAAGATAGATGGGAATTAAAAGGAGgtgtaaaaatatgtttaaaataatgtGGAAAGTAAATGTATTTGGTTAGTGAAAGTAGgagtgattttttttccactCCTATCAAGTAATGAAGAGTTATTGCttgtatgatttaatttttttatgaaagactGTATTTTGACATGCTTATAGTTTCACACTCAACACTATTGAGTGCATAAATTATGAAAGAGAACTACTTTCATTTTAGTGCTGAAATGGTAAATTTGCTTGTGATTCTAAAAGTTGAAGAAGTTTCCTTTCAACTTCTCTAGTTCTCTATTATGAATCCTAGAAAAGGGGCTTATAGGCTTGACTTCTATATAATGACagtcttaaacttttttttggcAGCTTGTTGGGTGTGAGGTTGTTTCGGTCTCAGCTATGACATCTCATGTGGATTTGACCTTACCTCCCCCGGATAATATATCATCTGTCTTGTAAGGCTCTATTTCATGGAGTTAACTTTACAATACATGACTGGAAATCTAAGATTAAGTTTGGAATGTTTTGCCTTAGTCATTTGGAGAATGGATGTTCAGGAGTGTTTGTAATGGTTGTCTCCTCCAGATCCCCCAAGGCATGTAGTCAACGATCGTTCATCTTTCAAATACGCACATGTGCAACATATGCTAGGATGTAGAtatgcttattttttttctttcttgcaagTCTTTACTTATGTCATGATATTTAATACATTATAGACCTTATGGCGAGTTGTTGGCTTGAATGGAACCCTGCAAGTTGAGCGTGGATTCCAAGGACAACATGGTTACCTAGTGTGTACTTTAGTTTCAGTTACTGGTTTTCATGAATAATCAATATCTTAGGTAGCATCTGAGCTTTACTTTAATTCCACTGAAGTTACAACCTATTTTAACCAAAGCACGTAAGTTATCTTCACTGTCTTGCCTAAAATGCCCGCATTTTTTGTTGTCTTATGATGCTATATAGGTTTCATTTTATGGTACcgatggacaaaacaaaagctCCTTTTTCCCTTTCAGTGGAGTAACTGAAGAATTAAAGGCTTTTATTAATGATGTATCTGAAAACACCCTCAAGGTAATTGAGTACGAAATGATTCCTCCTTCTCATATTTGAATTCCATAACAAATTCCTCTCGTTGATTTATCATGTTACCTTTTCCTCAATTATATGTCCAAACATACCTGGAACTATAGATTCAAACCAACCTGAACAGGGTGCTATTCTCTAGtccaacttattttctcttatgtTGAGGGTGCAAGAGATGTTGCTGTGTTAGAGGCAATGCTTGAATCCGGAGCTAAGAGGCAATAATGGAACTCTTTGCATTGGTCACCTAATTCATTGGATGAAGTTTTAGGATTCGTATAATATGTCATGCACATATTAATACTCACGAATTTCTTTATTTCTGGTGCACTTCGTGGGCTGCCTCGTTACCTTGTGTTGTCAGAAGGGAAGCTTAGCTTTACTGACAATTATATaatgtatgaattatttaaatttggtaTATGTTAGAAATTAGAATGTCGTGCGGTTCATGATCATATGCTAGCTGTCATAGGAATTACTCCCTACTTAGGAAGTTGCTCCCATTTACTCTTAGTCTATGAAATAGCACCACTTATTCTAGAGTTTATATATACTCTCCTTGTTCCTTTTAAACAATGTTTCTATCTGTTGTTTACAAACTTCCATCCTGAATCTCGCTCTAAATTCAACAATGTACTTCCGAGTTCCGTGGTTGAATTCACAATACatggtaattaattaattactcgTTAGTATGGTCCAAAGATAATGATCACTCCGGAAAAAACTGAATGCAATTTGCAAATCTATCGTGTGGGAAGTGGGAACAATGATTTAGGTGTCTGTCTACTTTTTGGACTATATCGTCTTTTCAAAACACGCATTCTATCCTATGTTCCTTTTTCAGAGAGAAGCTTCATACGCTATTAGACAATGATTTAGCATCATCACCTTATCCCATTTGCTGATAagatttctaaaatttaaatatatttttatatcttgtaAAAAATGGTTCTTTGTCGAATtgaattaatcaaataattctcaaaatttaaaccaaattaattaaattgtttagattgatttttttatattttaaatttaaacgaAATCAATTTAATCGGgtttttatgtataatttaatattttagtttataaattttaaataaaaaatattaattttttaattaaattaatctatgaaaatttagaataaaaattgataaattaaagattttaatagaaaaaaagcaACTGAAGAAccataatttgtttaattttgaatattaaggaatttaattagtttggaaaagataaaaaaaaatcataattactCTTACACATACTcactaaagaaagaaaaaacaaacaacccttTAAAATATAAGCGCAAtccaataaatacaaataatgaTTTGCGTGCTTAATTTTTTTGCcataaattttcacaattattatttgaataaaagctacataaaatatgatttttgtttaaaacataatttcgAACATTATAAAGACGCAATCGATCGTCATCTTCAcatttcttgtaattttttgtttcataatTCTAGAATATACTAGTCCTTGTTCAGTTCACCAAAcgcataaagaaaagaaatcagtgactacaaaatcatattcacaAGTCAGACGTGTTTCAGTCAAGAAACAGGTGGTTTGATTTCACCTTACATTGTTCGTAAATTGTAATAACATTACGTGATTTTTGGTAAATTTTTACCATTTAGTTTGTCgtaaaaatgattttctaagtttaaaattgattttaattccaGCAAAGTAATTTTTACTTtgaatagaaaaattata includes these proteins:
- the LOC106796079 gene encoding uncharacterized protein, translating into MFCLSHLENGCSGVFVMVVSSRSPKTLWRVVGLNGTLQVERGFQGQHGYLVSFYGTDGQNKSSFFPFSGVTEELKAFINDVSENTLKIQTNLNRVLFSSPTYFLLC